In the Aristaeella hokkaidonensis genome, AGAGAAAGCACAGATTTGCTGATTGCGCGTTTTTTGCGGTGCATGGTTTTCACGGAACGATGGAAGCGTTGAAATTATTTGTTCGGGAAGCAAAATACCATTATACAAATTATGGTGGTTGTATGATGGTGGCCATACAAGACGTGCGGATTGCTATTTATATAAGGCTGTGGTAAAATACTCTCACGATTTTTGATCTAGAAGGGGAGTCTTGCCTGAGTGGCACCTTTTTACCAAGGACGATCCGGGGAGAGCCCCGCATATAAAAAAACGAATAGTATAAAGATACAACTATATTCTTTTTGTTGTGTTTAAGGTTATTCATCGGGAGAGAACCCGATCGATAATAGAATTAATATTTTAGAAAGGAATGACCCACAATGACCAAACTGGTAAAGGTTCTGTCTCTGGTTCTTGCGCTGACCATGCTGTGCGGCGTGGCTTTTGCTGAAGCCCCCCAGCTCGCAGCGGATGCGCAGCCGGAAGAAGTGGATGTTGAAGCTTATGAAGAAACATCCTCTGAAATCTACGAACTCGTGCTGAGCGAATACAAAGAGTATTATGAAAAAGCAAAGGAAGCTGACAATGTTTCCGAGCGTTATGCCCTGATGGCTATCGCCGAGGCGAAGCTGTTTGAAGCGGCTGTTATGATCCCCTTGGAGAGCCGCGGCGGCCAGTTCGCCATCACCCGTGTTGCTCCCCGTTCCACCTCTTCCACCCTGTGGGGCAATGATGAAGACCGCCTGCACCAGGCTGTTGTCGTTGAAGATGGCATCCTGAAGGGTGAAGAAGTGCAGGAACTTCGTAACCTGTGGAACGAAGTCCGCGGCACCGGCACCTATGAAGCCAAGGCCAAAGAGTACCTGGAAGGCAAAGGCTACAAGCTGACTGACGTGTACAACTATGCGTACACCAGCGATCCTTCCACCTGGGACGTGCTGAACACCTCCAAGCAGGCTGATACCCGTGCCATCGTGAACACCTATGACGGCCTGTTCGAGTATGACAACGAGAATGTACATCAGCCCGCACTGGCCACCGAAATGACCGTGAGCGAAGACGGCCTGAAGTACACCTTCAAAATCCGCGAGGGTGTTGAATGGGTTGACAGCCAGGGCCGTAAGGTCGCTGACGTGAAGGCTGACGACTGGGTTGCCGGTATGCAGCACATGATGGACTGCGCTGAAGGCCTGGAATACCTGACCGGTGCAGCCGGCGCCAACATTGTGAACGCTGACGCTTACATCGCCGGTGAGATTACCGACTTTGAACAGGTCGGCGTTAAGGCTCTGGATGATTACACCCTGGAGTACACCCTGGCGGCTCCCAGCTTCTTCTTCGAAACCATGCTGAGCTACAGCGTGTTCGCTCCCATGAGCCGCGACTATTACACCTCCCAGGGCGGCCAGTTCGGCGAAGAGTTCAACAAGGAAGCCGAGACCTACCTGTACGGCAAGGATCCGGATCATATCGCATACTGCGGTCCGTATCTCGTGACCAACGCCACCAAGGAAAACACCATCGTGTTCCAGGCCAACCCGACCTACTGGAACAAGGACAACATCAATATCCATACCATCAACTGGTATTACAATGACGGCCAGGATGCCCTGAAGGCTTA is a window encoding:
- a CDS encoding ABC transporter substrate-binding protein, translated to MTKLVKVLSLVLALTMLCGVAFAEAPQLAADAQPEEVDVEAYEETSSEIYELVLSEYKEYYEKAKEADNVSERYALMAIAEAKLFEAAVMIPLESRGGQFAITRVAPRSTSSTLWGNDEDRLHQAVVVEDGILKGEEVQELRNLWNEVRGTGTYEAKAKEYLEGKGYKLTDVYNYAYTSDPSTWDVLNTSKQADTRAIVNTYDGLFEYDNENVHQPALATEMTVSEDGLKYTFKIREGVEWVDSQGRKVADVKADDWVAGMQHMMDCAEGLEYLTGAAGANIVNADAYIAGEITDFEQVGVKALDDYTLEYTLAAPSFFFETMLSYSVFAPMSRDYYTSQGGQFGEEFNKEAETYLYGKDPDHIAYCGPYLVTNATKENTIVFQANPTYWNKDNINIHTINWYYNDGQDALKAYNDFKAGILRSCGLTASSLEQAKVDGLFDDHNFISATDATSFMGFFMVNRTAFKNYNDATVAVSTQTVEQAARTKAAMQNANFRRALLMSLDRGSYEAQTVGEELKYASMINTFTPGNFVFVPEEVTVDINGEAKTFAAGTYYGEIMQAQIDADEFPAKVWDAETQQSSGFDGWYSPENAKAFLDKAVAELAEAGVVIDAENPIYLDLPVFATSEIYANRAEVLKQSIEKVTGKFVIVNRVDCDTSTDWYNAGYYPGNGYEHNFDIYDVSGWGPDYGDPQTYLDNMLPDHMGYMIKCLGIF